The genomic DNA CTGGTGGGCTATTCGACTTTATAGCAACGGGTTTACCACAAGTTGGTGATACCTACAGTATTGTTTTACCGCAGAGACAACCTATTCCTGTAAATGCTGTTTATCGGAAATTAATTAATGGAGATTGGCAGAACTTTGTAACTGTTGACGACAATGAAGTACTGTCAGCACAAGGTGAAGTAGGTTTCTGTCCTCCGCCTGGTAGTAATGAATGGACTACAGGGCTATCTGAAGGGGATTGGTGTGTACAACTACGTATTGTTGACGGTGGTCCAAATGATGATGATGGTGTTGCCAATGGTAGTATTGTAGACCCTGGTGGTGTTGCTGTACCAACCACAGGAAATAACGCCCCAATCGCGAATGCGGATGCTGTGACAATTATGGCTGAGGAATCTGTCGTTATTGATGTGATCGCCAATGATGAAGACATCGACAATGATACCCTTACCATTACTGGTGCAACGGTTGATTTCGGTACTGTTGTCATTGAGAATAATCAGCTTGTTTACACGCCTATAGTCGGGTTTATCGGGGATGCGACTATTCAATACAGTATCACTGATGGGATGGGAGGAACGGCTAATAGTACTGCAATTGTGACTATTAAAGTTAATCAAGCTCCAGTGACACAAAATGATAGCGCATCTACCAATGGAGAAACCATCACAATTGATGTTTTAGCTAATGACAGCGACCCAGAACAAGGTGAACTGTTCTTAGTTTCGGCTACTACAGAATTTGGTACCTCCGTTGTTAACAGTGATGGTACGTTGAGCTACTCACCAGCGAGTGGTTTTGAAGGGGTGGATACCATTAACTATATTGTGAGAGATGCACAAGGTGCGCAATCTCAGGGAAGCGTTTCAGTAACCGTTGAGTTAAAACAAACTGTTAATGTGAGCAATAAATCATCAGGTGGTGGCCTTGGCATGATCACTTTGCTCGTTGTTTCTGCTTTTGTTGTGAGACGTAGAGTGTCTCGGTTACCGAGTTTTGCTTTTCTATCCGCTAGTTGTGTATTAGCAAGTTCAGCAGCCGCGGAAGATTGGCAAGTGTCTGCAACCCTAGGTCAAGCGACAGCCCAAAGTTCATATCCATCTGAGCAATGGGTACAAACCGCTATTGATGACGAAAGCGTTAGTTGGTCCGTTGGTGCTTTTTATAATTTAAAACCTAATTGGAAGTTGGGCATTAGATATATTGATTTAGGCGAAGCGAGTGTTAATTTTTCTAAAGAAACGAGTAACCCAGAGCAAGCGCATTCAGAGGTTTTAGACAAAGCGCCAGCCTTACCTAATGGCTTGGCAATCCAAGCTAACTACTTAGTTGATTTAGTCTCATCGCTCAAAGGGGAATTGTTTCTAGGTGCGTATCACTGGAAATATAAAATAAACAGTCGTAGAGATAATTTAAATACTATCGTCAAACGGGATGAAGGAACTGACCTTTTTATTGGCGCAGGTATCAATTACCAAGTACTTGATTCGGTTAGTATTGGTGTTGACTACACGCGGTATTTTGTTTCTAAGAATGATATTAATGAAATTGCTTTTTCAATGAACTATCAATTTTAACTGTTCAAAAGCCAGCACTTTTGTGCTGGCTTTTTTATTAGAGTTAGCCGGTAGAGCAAAAAAACACGTGGAGTTGAATTAGCAAAGCCATACTTATTTTTACAAAAAGTGTGGGCCTATAATACCAAGCTCTTTAGCGATTATTTAAAATCTTATCCAAGTTCTGTTTTGATTTAGCAACGCTTTGTAGTGGGGTTAATCCGCTCGGATATTCTTCTTGTTCAAGCACTAACCACTTGGTGTTGCCGTGAGACTCTAAAGTATCGATGATGGCAGGCCAATCAATGTTGTTTTCACCAATAATCGGGCTCATGTTGCTGCCCTCAGTCGTGCGTACTTTAATGTGCGTTGCAAGTGTACGGTTAGGGTACTTTTTAATAAAGTAGATTGGATCTTTATCTGCGTAATTGATCCAGCCAATATCTAACTGCAATGGCATAGTTTTGGGTGTATTACTGGCAATATAATCCCAAAACGTTGCGTTATTAAAAGCATTAAACTCTTTATTATGATTGTGAAAACCGATCTTCATATCAAAGCGGCCTGCATAATCACTGACTTTAGTGAGTTCTTTAACCAGAGATTTAACACCTTCTGGGTGCCATGCTCTTTCATCCCAAGGTACATAAAGTGTCGTAACGCCAAGAGTCTTGTAAAACAGCAGGGTGTTATCAATTGTGTTTTCACTGAGTGCATCAAAGCCTATATGGGCACTACTGGCGACTAAGCCTAATTCACTGAGCTTTGCTTTTAAGGCTGCTGGGTTATTTGAGTATGGGCCAAAATCTCCGGCAAACTCCACGCCGTCAAAGCCCATTTCTACAAGAGACTTAAGCGTACCATGAAAGTCATTTTTTAAGGTGTCTTTGACTGACCATAACTGCACACTCACTGGCAGTTTTGCGAATAATTGACCACTAAATACAAGGCTAAAAATGATCAATAAAATGCGGGTTTTAAACATACTTACATCCTAAAAAAGCAGGGGGGAGCTCCCCTGCATTAAACTGTGTTATAAAACAACACAAGGGGGAAAGTTAATCGGTATAGGCGTACTCGCTTAAACCAAGCTCATCTAAAACCTGATCTAAATGAGCTTTTGCTTCATCAGAAGGACCAGGGTAATCACCTGCAATAGGAACATTGCCAAGGTAACCTATGTCTTTACAGCCTTCAGGTGTACAGAAAAAGGCTGCGAGCACTAACTCTTTAAAGCGTAAAAAGGCTTTACCAATACGCTGAAATTGCAGAGGTGTTTGTTCGTTTAAAAACGCAATATCGTCTAAAATCTCGCGATGTTGCTTTTCGTTAAGCGCAACAAATTGCTTTTTAAAACGAAGCTGTGCTTCATCGTTAAGCCACGCGAGTGAATTTAAAATTTTAATTCTATCGCGTTGTTGGCCTTCATACGGTGCGCTCACCCACTCATTAATAACAGCCGGTACTTGTAGCTCACTGGCTGAAGGAATATCTCCTTCACGCGGCACAATGTAATCAGATAAAAGCGCTACTAACGTGAGTTCGTCTGCTGTTAAGGTCAGCGGCCAAGGTGATTCTGGTGGCATCACCAAATTAGGATCTTGACCATACCCTTTAGCGGTTACAGGCTTGATATCTAAATCAGGCCAATGCTCTTTTGCAGAGACAACAACGTCATCTTCCAGTGCTTTTGTGCAGCCAGCAGTTAAACCAACAGCCGAGCCCGCAGCTAATAGGCCAAGCCATTTTAAAGACTCACGGCGGCTCATGTTAGAAACATAGTTATATGAGTCGTGTTCGTTACGATGATGCATAATTAAAGTACCCCGTTATCAATTTGTTGAGCAAGCCAAGTTGAATTACGCATTGCCAGTGTCATGATGGTGAGCGTACAGTTTTTATGAGGGTTAGAAGCAAATACACCTGCATCCATTACAAATAGGTTATTGCAATCCCATGTTTGACCCCATTGATTGGTAACAGAATCTTTCTTTGAGCTGCCCATTCGTGTTGTGCCCACTTCGTGAATGATTTCGCCACCTTTAGAAATGGCTTTTTCTGCAGGCGGGAGTTCGCCTACGGTCGCCCCCATGTTTTCTAAGATTTGCTTCGCGGTTTTTAAACCATGTTCAATTTGCTTTAACTCTCTGTCAGACCACTTAAAGTGGAACTTTGATACCGGAATACCCCATTTGTCTTTCACGTTTTCGTCAATTTCCATGTAGGTATCTTTGTTCGGTAACATCTCGCCACGCAGCGCAAAACCAACATAAGAGCCATATGCATCACGAATTTGCTGTTTAAGGGTAGGACCATAGCCTTGTTTATCACCCGATACACCCGAACCTGGTTGTCTAAAGCCACCGCCAATTTCAAAGTGATAACCACGTGGGAAATCTAATTCATTGTTAGCTTGTGCTTGGTGTCCCCACCAAGGAATAAATAAGTGATTAGCGGTGTGTCCATCTTCGTTATAACGTGGGCGACCTTTAAGTGCCGGAATTTGCGCACCTAACCATGCACCCGTCGAATCCATTAAGTTTCGACCTACTTGACCACTTGAGTTAGCAAGGCCTTTAGGGTGCTTTTTATTCTTTGAATTTAATAAAATACGCGCTGATTCACAGGCGCTGGCGGCTAAGATAACCACATCTGCATCAATCGCGTGTTCGGTGACCGTGTGTTTATCAACATAGGTGACGCCAGTGACTTTACCTTGCTCATTAACTTTGACTGATTTAACCATGGCATCAGTAATAACTTTTAAGTTACCGGTGGCTTTTGCCATAGGCAGTAACGATGTCGTCGTTTGAAAGGCAGCGCCAATTGAGCAACCCGAGCCACAAGGTGTCGCATAAAAACACGCCATGCGATCATCTTTAGGGCGAGTTAATACCGCGCGATGCATAGGCACTGCTTGAATGCCCATTTTCTTTGCAGAAGCGGCAATTAAAAGCTCAGGAACACGCGGCTTTGGTGGCGGCTGTAAAATACCCGGTGACGAATCTGGCATATCTTCATGGCCTGTATTGGTGCCACATACACCCACAAGTTCTTCAGTTTTATCGTACCAAGGTGCTAAATCAGCGTATTCAAATGGCCAGTCGGCACCGTGACCATCTCGGCTTTTGCCTTTAAAATCGTGCTCACTAAAGCGTAATGAATAGCGGCCCCAGTGGTTAGTTCGACCACCTAACATACGTGCGCGCCACCAATAAAAGTCGCTTCCTTTGGCGCTGGTATAAGGCTCATCAGGTACTTGCCAGCCGCCATCAACGGTTGCGTCGTAAAAGCCAAAGTTTTTGTCTTTGTTACCTGCACCCATAAGTGGGGCTTCGTTGTTACGACGAAACATCGGGCTTTCTGTTTTCGGGTCATAATTACGGCCCGCTTCAAGTAATAACACCTTGTGACCAAGCTTGGTTAACGTGTATGCGGCCATTGCACCGCCAGCACCAGAGCCAACAACTAATATCTTATGTTTAAAATCAGACATCTTATAGCTCCTTGATTTTTATATTTTTAAACCACACTTTGTCACCATGGTCTTGAAGCCCGATATGACCTTGCTCTGCAGTTGCAAAGTTTTGCCAAGTTGCAAACTTACTGCCTTTAACAAGGGTGTTCCATGTTGTACTACCAATCACAATGCTGGTGGTGCTGATACCGTTTTGCCAAACTTGTAAATGGTTGTCTTGCATTTTAATACGCACATGGTTCCAGCTATTTGCTGGCTTGTGCGCCGCAATTGGCGCAGCAAATAAATCGTAAATTGACCCTGCTAAGTGCGAGTCAATTTCGGTATCTGGATGTTCTTCGTTATCAATAATTTGAATTTCAGGCGCATGAGAGTAAATCATCTGTCCGGTTTCATCAGCCAATACAAAAATACCGCTATTGCCTTTGGTAGAGATTTTCCAATCAATCTGTAGTTCAAAGTTTTTGTACTGCTTTTTAGTAAGCAGGTCGCCACCACCTTTGGTTAATGTCATAGCGCCATCTTCAACGACCCATGCAGGATTTAAAGATTCGCTTTTAAAGTTACGCCACTGCGACATATTTTTGCCGTCAAATAACAACTGCCAGCCAGCTTGCTTTTCTTGTTGTGTAAGCTGATTGTCAGCCGTATTAGCGAGTGCACAGCTACTAACGGTGAGCATTAAAGTCAGTGCTTTAAGAGATTTAAACATAGTGTTCCTCGACGATTTACTTGCTTAAGACGCACATTTCTCGGTGCGTTTGTTGTTATTAATTACTAAATACAACCCAATGAATGCGACGATTAAAATAATTGGGAAGATTAGTAGGTTTTGTAATACAGCCTGTCCGGCTAAAATTTCAATTTGTTCAGCGCTTGCGCCACTTGCCTGTGCTGATGAGCGTGCTGTATCTATCCAGCTACCAATCACAGGGTTCCAAATGCTCATAGCAAACATGCCAGCACCGCCCATTAACGACATACCCAGCGCGCCTGACTTTGGAATGTATTCAGCAACGCAACCAAGCATGGTTGGCCAAAAGTAGGTAACGCCCAGTGCAAAAAGCATCGCTGCCAGATAAATCATGCTGCCCTCGGCCTGACTCATCATAAAGATACCTAAGCTTGCACAAATGGCAGAGCCAAGTAATACCCCAGTAGGGTTGAGCTTATGCACAATAGGGCCTGCAAAGAAGCGACCAACTGCCATCAGACCTGTTATTAAAGCTAATACCACCATAGGAGAGGCACCCGATGAACCTAGAATACGCTCAATCCATTGTTGTGTGCCAAACTCAGTGGTTGCTGTGAGTGTCATACAGGCAATTAAAAAGAGGTATAACGGCGTGAATAAGTGGCGAATATTGCTGCTGGTAGAGTGAGTACGCGTATCAAAGCGTGGAAATTGTGCTTTAATCAGCATAGCGCCATAAATAACCGTAGGAACTAAAATTAACGCTACTTGCCATTGCCAGTTTAAACCTGCTCCCGACATAAAATTCGACGCAAGTGCGCCAATCACAATGCCACCTGGGAACCAAACATGAAAACGGTTTAGCATAGTGGTGGTGTTTTTAGGGTACATTTCTGCAATTAATGGGTTACAGCCAGCTTCAACAGCGCCGTTGGCAAAACCAATTAAAAAGGTAGAAACCAGTAAGCCCCAAAAACCATCAGCTGTTATCGTCAAAACAAGGCCAAGTAAATGACAGATAAACGCTAACGCCACTAATTTTTTCGCGCCAATGGCATTATAAATAATACCGCCGACCATAGTCGCAACCGGAAAGCCTAAAAATGCCATGGCATTAACCCAACCTAATTCGGTGTCGGTTAAGCCAAACTCACTGCCAAGTTGACCCAAAATACCAGCACGGATGGCAAAGGTCATAGAGGTCACAATCAGTGCTATACAGCAAAGCCGAAAGACAATGCGGTTATAATTATTGTTGTCCATATTGTGTGTCCTGTGTGTTCTATTGTTGTCGGTTTATAAACCTAAAATTCGATTGTTACGCTCAGTGTTTGTTGCGCCACTGGCAAAATCGTCAAAGGCTTTGTCTGTTGGGTTTATTAAGTGTGCTTTAATAAACTCAGCGCCTTCTCTTGCCCCATCTTCTGGGTGCTTTAAGCAGCATTCCCATTCAAGTACAGCCCAACCATCAAAACCATATTGAGTTAACTTGCTGAAGATTTGCTTAAAATCTACTTGGCCATCACCTAAAGAACGAAAACGCCCTGGTCGGTCTTGCCAGTTTTGAAATCCGCCATAAACACCTGAGCGGCCATTTGCGATAAATTCGGCATCTTTGACATGAAACGCCTTAATGCGCGAATGATAGATATCGATAAACGCTAAATAATCGAGCTGTTGCAATACAAAATGGCTCGGATCATAAAGAATATTAACGCGAGGGTGATTATTGGTTGCCGCTAAAAAGCGCTCAAATGTCACACCATCATGTAGGTCTTCACCCGGATGCAATTCATAACACACGTCCACGCCATGCTCGTCAAAGCAATCTAAAATAGGTAACCAACGTTTAGCAAGTTCACTAAAGCCTTGTTCAACAAGTCCCTGCGGACGCTGTGGCCACGGGTAAAAGGTATGCCATAAAAAAGAACCCGAGAAGGTCGCATGGGTTGTTAAACCAAGGTTTTTACTTGCTTTCGCTGCTAGCATCAGTTGCTCTGTTGCCCACTTAGTACGTGCAGCAGGGTTACCTTTTACATGCTCTGCGGCAAAGTTATCGAACATTTCATCGTATGCAGGGTGTACCGCAATCAACTGGCCTTGCAAATGTGTTGATAGCTCTGAAATTGTAAGTCCATACTCTGTGGCAATACCAGTGACTTCATCGCAGTATTGCTGGCTTTGAGCTGCTTTTTCTAAATCGAAAATTTCAGGGTTTGAGGTTGGCACTTGAATCGCTTTGTAACCTAAACCGCTTGCCCACTTACATAAACCTTGAAAGCTATTGAACGGGGCTTGATCTGAAATAAACTGCGCCAAAAATATTGCTGGCCCTTTGATTTTATTCATTCTTTTTTATCCAATCTGTAATTTGTGCCATTTAGTATCTTGCTTCGATGAAGCAACAACATGCTCAATAAACGCCATGCCACGCACAGCATCTTTAATGCCAGGCACATCAAATGCTGAATTCGTTGCGTTATCGCCTTGCTTAAATGCATGAATTTGCGCTGCAAAATTGCTGTAAATGTTGGCAAATGCTTCAAGGTAGCCCTCTGGGTGACCGGCAGGGGCGCGCAGGGCATTTTGTGTGTCAGGGTGTAATTCACCTACGCCCGCTCTAAGTAATGTGGCGGCTTGATTGTGGCCTCGTAGCCATAAGCTATTAGGCTCAAGTTGCGACCATTCAAGACTGGCTTTATCGCCATAAATACGCAGGCGTAAGTTGTTTTCATCGCCAACAGCAATTTGGCTTGCCAGTAAAACGCCTTTACAACCATTATTGAATCTAAGTAGCACAGTGCCATCATCATCGAGGGCTCGTCCTTCAATCACATGGTTTAAATCGGCGCAAAGCTCGGTGATTTCGAGATCAGAGACATATTCGGCTAAGTTAGCTGCATGCACGCCAATGTCGCCCATACAACAACTAATACCTGACTTACTGGTGTCTAAACGCCAGCTGGCTTGTTTTGAACCTTCGTCTTCGCTGCGCGCTAACCAGCCTTGAGTGTACTCAACAATCACTTTACGTATGCTGCCGAGCTCACCTGCTTTTACGCGATGCTTGGCTTCTTTGACCATAGGGTAACCGGTGTAAGTGTGGGTTAACCCATATAAAACCTGCTGTTTTGCAATAATGCTTTGTAATTGCTCTGCCTCTGCGAGTGTGAGCGTTGCGGGTTTATCTGAGAGCACATGAAAACCATGTTCAAGCGCCATTTTAGCGACCGGAAAATGCAAATGGTTTGGGGTGGCAATAGCCACAAAATCGATACGCTCATCAGCAGGTAATTTTGCTTCTTCGGTAAATAGCGTCTGGTAACTGTCGTAGCAACGCCTGCTATCAAGCCCGAGTAGTTCACCAGTAGCTTTACATTTGTTTGCGTCTGAACTGAATGCGCCTGCAACAAGCTCTATCATTCCATCTAATCGTGCTGCAATTCGATGAATAGCGCCAATGAAAGCCCCATCGCCACCGCCTACCATTGCCATGCGGATCTTAGCTTTGCTCATCTTAAGCGCTCCTAAATTTAAATAGCGTCTGCTACTGTTAATGTCATGTTATTGATAATAGGAAAGCTTAGCCAATAAGCGCTAATAAAAATTCGGTTGACAATGCAACAAAATCGGCGTTTAAAATATATAGGGCTGTTATTTATTGAGACGAAATTAAGCGATGGATATTCAAGAAATAATAAAAAAAGCTGGCGTAAATCAGCTAATTGCTGCATTTGATTTACTGCCAGATATCCTCTTTTGGGTAAAAGACACAGATAGTAGAATCTTGCATTGTAATCAGCATTTTATTGAGCATCAGGGTTATAAAACACTGGAGCAAATATTGCTAAAAACAGACTTTGATTTTTCGCCAAAGCACCTCGCGTTTCAATACGTCAATGACGATAAACGGGTGATGGAAGGCTACATAGTGACTGACCGTTTAGAGCTCAACCAAACTCAACAAGGTGAGCTTGGTTGGTTTTCTACATCAAAGCATGCTTTAAAAGATCACGATGGCAATGTGATTGGCACTTACGGAGTGACCCGACATCTACAAAAAACCTCAAAAGCACTTTCTCATGTAAGGGCAATTGAAGAGCCGGTAAAATTTATTCGCGAGCATTATCATCGTCAGATCAGCATTGATGAATTGGCAGAACTTGCGCATTTGTCGGTAAGTGCTTTAGAGCGCCGCTTTAAAAAGCACTTAGCAAAAACTCCCAATCAATTTATTAACGAAGTGCGCCTCGAAAATGCCCGCAAGCTACTAATTGAAACGCAACTGCCCATTTCACAAGTGGCCTACCAGTGTGGGTTTTCTGAACCGAGTTACTTTAGCAAACAATTTCGGCGTTTGTTTGGTGAAATTCCCTCACAAATGCGTTCGCAATTAGGTGATTAAATTGCAGCTCTTGCCATTAAAATAGCTCCTTGCTCAGCACTGGCAAGAGCGGGGGTTAAATGCGCTTTACTGGCATCAGGTAAGTAAGGCGTGATGGCATTGGCAATGCCGCCCATTAAGGTAACGTTTTCAATACCTTGCTTTTCAAAGTAAGTGATATATCGGGTAATGTATGCGCACGCTTCATTGATTAATTGCTGACAAAAAGCATCGTCAGAATGGCTAAAAACAAGCGGCGCAAATTTGGCAAGCTCAGCAGGGCTTGCTAATATTAAACGCTGACTTAACGCTTGGCTTGAGTCGCAGTTAAGCTCGGTGAGTAGGGTATTTATTGCTGCAGAACTTTTCGCAACACCATCAAGTACTTCAAATGCTTTACGGCAAAGTTGTAAGCCTAACCAACCACCACTGGCACCATCGCTCAGTAATAATCCGTAACCACCTAATTCACTAAATTGGCTTTGCTGCTGGTAACCTGCACAAAAGCCCGTACCAAGAATAATCACCGCGCCATCATGGTGTTGATGTGCACCTTTACAGGCAATCAGCATATCTGTTGATAGGGTAAACTTAGCAAAAGAGTGCGGCCATTTTGTCATGGCTTGATAGGCCGAGTCGATATTAGCACCGGCAAGTCCTGCATGCACATAGGTGTTTTTTAGCTCGCTTAAGGCAAGCCCTGCTTCATGAAATGCAAGTTCGGTGGCGTGGAGTATAGATTCTTGGCTTTGTTGGCAGCTGGTGGCTACGTTTGCTGAGCCACTTATGGCTTCGCTAAGTAAAGAGCCGTTTTCGTTTTCTAAACGAACTTTACACTTACTGCCACCGCCATCAATACCTAAAAAATACGTTGCTTTGCTTGCCATGCTTAATCCTTTGAAAGAAGCTTCTTGATAGCCTCGGCGTTAATTGCACCATTTTCGTTGTGCACACATGAATGTACATGCACAGCTGCCTTTGCTGAATAATTATTTATTAATTGCCAAAGTGTTGCCGCATTGTCTAAGGTCACACCACCACCCATAACAATTTCTATCTGATTAGCACTGTGCGCTAAATATGTGTTGATCTGATTTAGACCATCTACAGCACTTTGGCCGCTTTGCCACGGCGTGCCTGCTGTTAATATGCGGTCTACTCTTAAGCTAATGAGTTTATCAAGTGCGCTTAACGGGTTTGTTAGGGTATCGAATGCACGGTGAAAGGTCACCATTAAACCATAATGTTTAGCTGTGGCAACTAAAGAGCGGGTCACGTCTAAATCAAGTTCGCCTCTTTTAACTGCACCAAATACCACACCGTGCGCCCCCGCGTTAGCTGCCATTGTTATTTGCTTTTCCATTAATTCGTAACACTCAGCACTAACAATAAAATCGCCCGCTTCAGGGCGAACCATCACCACTAACTCTGCGCTATTGGTCAGGCTTTTCACAGCACAATCAATTGCAGACAAACTCGGAGTTAAACCACCTAGGTGTAAATTACTGCACAGTTCAAAGCGCCTTGCGCCTAAGTTACTAGCCGTCGAAATATTGTTAGCTAGCTGCTTTAAATCGCCTTCGTTTATGCACACTTCGAGAATTTTACCATTGTTCATGGTCGTGTTTTTACCATATCTATTACACCTAGTTTTTAGTTACTCATTTTATACCTATTCAATAAGAACAGTTTTTATTGTTTTACTATTTATAATCAGTGATTTATTTTTATTTCGGTTGTTTCATAACACTGCTTAAAAATTAAAACGATGTTGGGCTAACTATAAGTCAGAAAATACAAAAGTGAATATAAAATATTCCTTACGCCGATTTTGTTATATCGGTCACCGAATTTTTATTATCACTTTTTGACCGCTCCCCCCTATTCTGAAACTGAGTTTAACAAGCTATTAACTCCCAATAATCAGTTTAAAACCGACAACAATAAGATGTTTTATGAGATGTATAGACCTCATAAAGCTTGCAGAACACACAACTGGAGATAGGCATGGGCAAGCAAAGTGCGATAAAAATAAAAGGGCAAGGACGGCATTTTAAACACAATGCAATTGTGATTTCGTTACTCGCGGTAATCA from Pseudoalteromonas sp. N1230-9 includes the following:
- a CDS encoding copper homeostasis protein CutC, which gives rise to MNNGKILEVCINEGDLKQLANNISTASNLGARRFELCSNLHLGGLTPSLSAIDCAVKSLTNSAELVVMVRPEAGDFIVSAECYELMEKQITMAANAGAHGVVFGAVKRGELDLDVTRSLVATAKHYGLMVTFHRAFDTLTNPLSALDKLISLRVDRILTAGTPWQSGQSAVDGLNQINTYLAHSANQIEIVMGGGVTLDNAATLWQLINNYSAKAAVHVHSCVHNENGAINAEAIKKLLSKD